One region of Zerene cesonia ecotype Mississippi chromosome 15, Zerene_cesonia_1.1, whole genome shotgun sequence genomic DNA includes:
- the LOC119832642 gene encoding autophagy protein 12-like → MSDEKPSEEQAQTESQAESLKEDQKDNGDSVKSDKVKVDILLKATGNAPIMKKKKWAVDAEKPIGWIMEFVKKYLKLEPDEKLFLYVNQTFAPSPDQIIKNLYECFGTDGKLVLHYCKSQAWG, encoded by the exons ATGAGTGATGAAAAGCCATCTGAAGAGCAAGCTCAAACCGAGTCCCAAGCAGAATCTTTGAAAGAAGACCAGAAGGATAACGGCGATAGTGTCAAATCCGATAAAGTTAaag ttgatatattattaaaagcaacTGGTAATGCTCCAATCAtgaaaaagaagaaatgggCAGTGGATGCTGAAAAGCCTATTGGTTGGATTATGGAGTTTGTTAAAAAGTATCTGAAACTTGAGCCTGATGAAAAACTA TTTTTATATGTCAATCAAACATTTGCACCATCTCCAGATCAAATTATCAAGAATTTGTATGAGTGCTTTGGGACAGACGGAAAGTTAGTGCTACACTATTGTAAGAGCCAGGCTTGGGGATGA
- the LOC119832619 gene encoding uncharacterized protein LOC119832619, producing the protein MSFGKWYTIEDVTQDIARASGQLVSDLNAKYVVVGKQKPRYNTDKDEFEDMQNLKGQYIIRDENKPDLQGISELIRLVDGYSTNESSLDESNNNKTRETFTQEAVVISKLNPYVPAFVPKSSAQLLPNVYSNMDKTAESSVSGHMKQIKQDKINPTDQLKENTKNFNTTRVSTRSNDNDQNYTHLCDLKKIEMIPVDNRIDISSLEPNEKEKLKENLRTSISNTAQTSCVKVKRQRNLAIATLMKLFSDTPPSRQDEVSEVKPHLISPQYFECSVCDNERLNKTDKKQLETSIEQLSLNKSSEAEETQTYYVENSIDKVNQWLKRPDYSPVSECDNIDKTGNKMSNIRTASSEEYENNERLCSNVKKPIEKVNTWLKDPEEQVKSSQLFLGPITFKRKATRKSPDTQTGASSSVGSEPLVVEPIKNYVPSAYATELSEKYMKRVKDKTASTQDIWTKLEEDLKSKDEIVRRRISSPDS; encoded by the exons ATGAGTTTTGGTAAATGGTATACAATAGAAGATGTAACGCAAGACATTGCAAGGGCATCTGGGCAGCTCGTCAGTGACCTGAACGCAAAATATGTAGTTGTGGGAAAACAAAAACCGCGATACAATACAGACaaag ATGAGTTTGAAGACatgcaaaatttaaaaggTCAATATATCATAAGGGACGAGAATAAACCAGACCTGCAGGGGATCTCCGAACTGATACGCTTG GTTGACGGCTATTCAACAAATGAATCATCTCTCGACGAGTCTAACAACAACAAAACGAGAGAAACGTTTACTCAAGAGGCTGTAGtcataagtaaattaaatccATATGTACCGGCTTTCGTACCAAAATCTAGTGCACAATTACTGCctaatgtttattcaaatatggATAAAACAGCTGAATCGTCGGTAAGTGGACACATGAAACAAATCaaacaagataaaataaatccaacAGATCAATTAAAGGAAAATACCAAGAATTTTAATACCACAAGAGTTTCAACTCGAAGCAATGACAATGATCAAAACTATACTCACCTGTGTGATTTGaagaaaatagaaatgatTCCTGTTGATAATAGAATAGACATATCTAGTCTTGAGCCAAATGAAAAGGagaaattgaaagaaaacCTTAGAACTAGCATAAGCAACACTGCTCAAACAAGTTGTGTTAAAGTTAAGAGGCAAAGAAATTTAGCAATTGCTAcattaatgaaattgttttcgGATACGCCACCGTCTAGACAAGACGAGGTTTCAGAGGTGAAACCACATTTAATATCACCTCAATACTTTGAATGTTCGGTCTGTGATAATGAGAGACTTAATAAGACTGATAAGAAACAATTGGAAACAAGTATTGAACAGCTTTCCCTAAATAAAAGTAGTGAGGCTGAGGAAacacaaacatattatgtGGAAAATTCTATTGATAAAGTCAATCAATGGCTCAAAAGACCAGATTATTCTCCAGTAAGTGAGTGTGATAATATTGATAAGACTGGAAACAAAATGTCTAATATTAGAACAGCATCAAGTGAAGAATATGAGAACAATGAAAGGTTGtgttcaaatgtaaaaaaaccgATTGAAAAAGTTAACACATGGTTAAAAGATCCCGAAGAGCAAGTCAAATCTTCCCAATTGTTCTTAGGACCCATTACATTTAAGAGAAAAGCAACGAGAAAGTCTCCAGACACTCAAACTGGTGCGTCAAGCTCTGTTGGTAGCGAACCGCTGGTTGTGgaaccaataaaaaattatgtgccTTCCGCATATGCGACTGAACTGTCGGAGAAGTATATGAAACGCGTGAAAGACAAAACTGCGTCCACTCAAGATATTTGGACAAAGCTGGAAGAGGACTTAAAGTCAAAAGATGAAATTGTTAGAAGAAGGATTTCTAGTCCTGATTCTTGA
- the LOC119832635 gene encoding uncharacterized protein LOC119832635: MSARWTNKMTILQDLAYAQGSVVPVDIENPLSYDEKPPREVWEEETEEEYYNDLMANGDLSNGPDIGMIQELLDVVRNANTSPELENNNDIIEISKLNIKSPEPLPGPSGDNKPGKACVQETHKTTPKKKRNRNAAINSLIEAYGVQNSTEQKEVEILDNKSIKLLKPNDFILKNNESTEDKETTGLCSNENRLTSPANMFRKKTPSSDSSIMFKRRIQTPDQSKIENINSTEVYVPSSQANEYYEKYIERSKTKQAIKEDIWTRAERIMMEIDEKRKHEKEELVSPSCKSPEIVNESNSE, from the exons ATGTCAGCTCGCTGGACGAACAAAATGACTATTTTACAAGATTTGGCCTATGCACAAGGAAGTGTTGTTCCTGTTGATATTGAGAATCCTTTATCGTACGATGAGAAACCACCTAGAGAAGTTTGGGAGGAAG AAACTGAAGAAGAATATTATAACGATTTAATGGCAAATGGGGACTTAAGCAATGGACCAGATATTGGAATGATACAAGAACTTCTAGAtgtg GTTCGTAATGCTAATACAAGTCCTGAACtagaaaataacaatgatataattgaaataagtaagcttaatataaaatcgcCTGAGCCCCTACCTGGTCCTTCTGGAGATAACAAACCGGGGAAAGCATGTGTCCAAGAAACCCACAAAACAACACCTAAAAAGAAGCGAAATAGAAATGCAGCTATTAATTCACTCATTGAAGCTTATGGTGTGCAAAACAGTACAGAACAAAAAGAGGTAGAAATATTAGACAATAAAAGcataaaactattaaagccaaatgattttatattaaagaataatgaaAGCACAGAAGATAAAGAGACTACTGGCTTATGTTCTAATGAGAACAGATTAACATCACCAGCAAAtatgtttagaaaaaaaacaccttCATCTGATAGttctattatgtttaaaaggaGGATTCAAACACCAGATCAAAGTAAAATAGAGAATATTAATAGCACAGAAGTTTATGTACCATCATCACAAGCTAATGAATATTACGAGAAATATATTGAAAGGAGTAAAACAAAGCAGGCAATAAAGGAAGATATTTGGACAAGGGCTGAGAGGATAATGATGGAAATTGATGAAAAACG aaAACATGAAAAAGAGGAACTTGTTTCACCTAGCTGCAAATCTCCAGAAATTGTGAATGAATCAAATTCAGAATAG